From the Simkaniaceae bacterium genome, one window contains:
- a CDS encoding spermidine/putrescine ABC transporter substrate-binding protein, with protein sequence MKKQRNSFSLIRLIFIGIWVVLLFALLNLANIAKKDHPRTIDVFAWGDFFDHDDILKKFEERTGIKVNIHPFASNEEMYTKLLSNKNGYDLIIPSDYMVKTLIQKNLLKPLDHQRLQCLNAISPSLLHLEYDPNNIYSLPCAWEIYGIVIDQEIFPKNKIPHSLHALFDPEVVQYKLIMPADAGEAILFASHYLYGPLSQLTKEQADQVLKLLISQKKWVEAYVDYRGKYLIQTKNCHAGILRSSFAFSMFREHPFLHFITPDEATFISIENLAIPAHSKKEDLVYQFINYLYEPKVQAQAIGKHSPMYPANPSALDYIDESQPYFDQYYRSLERQDFVFFKRLLSEEEMRKIWIEVKSH encoded by the coding sequence ATGAAAAAGCAAAGAAACTCATTTTCATTGATCCGCCTTATTTTTATCGGCATTTGGGTTGTCCTCCTATTTGCATTGTTAAATCTAGCCAATATAGCTAAAAAGGACCATCCCCGGACAATTGATGTCTTTGCATGGGGAGATTTTTTTGATCATGATGATATTTTAAAAAAATTTGAGGAAAGAACAGGAATTAAAGTTAATATTCATCCCTTTGCATCCAATGAAGAGATGTATACCAAACTTTTATCGAATAAGAATGGTTATGACTTGATCATTCCCTCTGACTACATGGTTAAAACGCTCATCCAGAAAAATTTATTAAAGCCACTAGATCATCAGCGCCTCCAATGTCTCAATGCCATATCCCCTTCCCTTTTGCATCTCGAATATGACCCTAACAACATCTATTCTCTTCCCTGTGCATGGGAAATCTATGGGATCGTGATCGATCAAGAGATTTTTCCTAAAAATAAAATCCCTCATTCCCTACACGCCCTATTTGATCCTGAAGTTGTCCAATATAAGTTGATCATGCCCGCTGATGCCGGAGAGGCTATTTTATTTGCTTCACACTATCTTTACGGCCCCCTCTCTCAACTGACAAAAGAACAAGCCGATCAAGTATTAAAACTCCTCATTTCTCAAAAAAAATGGGTGGAAGCCTATGTCGATTATAGAGGGAAGTACCTAATCCAAACCAAAAACTGTCATGCAGGTATTCTCCGTTCTTCTTTTGCCTTTTCTATGTTTAGAGAACACCCCTTTCTCCATTTTATTACCCCTGACGAGGCAACTTTTATAAGTATCGAAAATTTAGCTATACCCGCCCACTCAAAGAAGGAAGATCTCGTTTATCAATTCATCAACTATCTTTATGAACCAAAAGTCCAAGCTCAAGCTATTGGCAAACACTCCCCTATGTATCCGGCAAATCCCTCTGCGCTTGACTATATTGATGAATCACAACCCTACTTTGATCAGTACTATCGCTCATTAGAGAGGCAAGATTTTGTCTTTTTTAAACGTCTTTTAAGTGAAGAAGAAATGCGGAAAATTTGGATCGAAGTTAAATCCCATTAA